The proteins below come from a single Candidatus Hydrogenedentota bacterium genomic window:
- a CDS encoding outer membrane lipoprotein-sorting protein, whose amino-acid sequence MFRRLSSALAAAVALHVASMGIVCGASGEEFPSAEDIITRANARDTSTDVLQTIQMKLIEKDGSVRERLTRGVGKSFDDGRRFALFFLEPSNVRGTALLTFDYDDAAKSDDQWLYLPAMRKTRRISGGERGSSFLGTDFTFEDIKNQSRGSLLDRTWKTVGEEDVDGHSCYAIEGIPTTPAIAKELGYSKLKTFIDKELSIMRRTDFWDPSGAMFKTISIRDYEQIDGVWTARTMEAKNLKTGHATVFTITEVRYNLGLPDDVFSAQTLERGLPNSILKP is encoded by the coding sequence ATGTTCAGGCGACTTTCCAGTGCGTTGGCCGCGGCCGTGGCTTTGCACGTTGCGAGCATGGGCATTGTTTGCGGGGCGAGCGGCGAGGAATTCCCGAGCGCCGAAGACATCATCACGCGTGCGAATGCGCGCGATACCAGTACGGATGTGCTGCAAACGATCCAGATGAAACTGATCGAAAAGGACGGATCAGTTCGCGAACGGTTAACGCGCGGCGTCGGTAAGTCTTTTGACGATGGCCGCCGGTTCGCCCTGTTCTTCTTGGAGCCGTCCAACGTGCGCGGAACCGCGCTGCTGACCTTCGATTATGACGATGCTGCAAAGAGCGACGATCAATGGCTGTATCTGCCCGCCATGCGGAAGACGCGCCGTATTTCCGGAGGCGAGCGGGGCAGTTCGTTTCTCGGAACGGACTTTACGTTCGAGGACATCAAGAACCAGTCGCGTGGATCGTTGCTGGACCGCACGTGGAAGACCGTCGGAGAAGAAGATGTGGACGGTCATTCGTGTTACGCCATCGAGGGGATTCCCACGACTCCGGCGATTGCAAAGGAACTGGGGTATTCGAAGCTGAAGACATTTATCGACAAGGAACTGTCGATTATGCGTCGAACCGATTTTTGGGACCCGTCCGGCGCGATGTTCAAGACGATCTCGATTCGGGACTACGAACAAATCGACGGAGTTTGGACCGCGCGTACGATGGAGGCAAAAAACCTCAAGACCGGACACGCGACCGTGTTCACGATAACCGAAGTGCGCTACAACCTGGGGCTTCCCGACGACGTATTCTCGGCCCAGACGCTGGAACGGGGGCTGCCCAATTCCATCCTGAAGCCATAA
- a CDS encoding cytochrome P450: MSSTAAAPRSPAAPLRLPRVSQAAFLRLFLSGLRGDFAPWRDAVRRYPQGIETRIVRQRCILMNEPDGIEEILVRNHKYYHRRTRSTPLKVYTGQSVLTLSGDAHLRQRRLIQPAFHKSRIDAYGDAMAAIGEGFASRWRDGIMVDIHQEMMEVTAAIITKTMFSSDIEEDVRIVGHAIDFLLSHAGRYVIPMLGNVLDRMPLKSTRRIKESLAQLDSVIYRIIRDHRAAGDASDDVLSMLMAAQYDDGSTMTDRQLRDESMTLFLAGHETISNALSWTFYLLSRHPEIAERLREEVDSVLDNGRTPNVDDIPRLDYVRRVLTESMRLYPPVPGVDREAVASNEILGIDINAGDLLLISPLITHYDPRWYPEPERFDPDRWLPERAESVPRYAYLPFGGGARRCIGERFAWMEGILLLAIFSRDWHFELAPDARVRTQLNITLRPIHGVQMVLRGRRNGERRRIRGHT, from the coding sequence ATGAGCTCGACCGCGGCGGCGCCGAGAAGTCCCGCGGCGCCTCTCCGATTGCCGCGCGTCAGCCAGGCTGCTTTTCTCCGGCTATTCTTAAGTGGGTTGCGCGGCGATTTCGCGCCGTGGCGCGACGCTGTCCGGCGGTACCCGCAGGGAATCGAAACGCGCATCGTGCGGCAGCGGTGCATACTCATGAACGAGCCGGACGGGATCGAAGAGATTCTGGTGCGGAACCACAAGTATTATCACCGCCGCACGCGGTCCACTCCCCTCAAAGTCTATACAGGCCAAAGCGTGCTCACACTCAGCGGCGACGCCCACCTGCGGCAACGCCGCCTCATACAGCCCGCGTTCCACAAGAGCCGAATCGACGCGTACGGCGACGCCATGGCTGCCATTGGCGAGGGATTCGCGTCACGCTGGCGTGACGGCATCATGGTTGACATCCACCAGGAAATGATGGAGGTCACCGCAGCAATCATTACGAAGACGATGTTCAGCTCGGATATCGAAGAGGATGTGCGAATCGTGGGACACGCCATCGATTTCCTGCTATCCCACGCCGGGCGATATGTGATACCGATGCTGGGAAACGTACTTGATCGGATGCCGTTGAAGAGCACGCGGCGCATCAAGGAGTCGCTCGCGCAACTGGATTCCGTTATTTATCGCATTATTCGGGACCACCGCGCAGCGGGCGACGCGTCCGATGACGTCCTGTCTATGCTCATGGCGGCACAGTACGACGACGGCAGCACGATGACCGATCGACAACTTCGCGACGAATCCATGACGCTCTTCCTCGCGGGCCACGAAACGATATCGAACGCATTGAGCTGGACGTTCTACTTGTTGTCGCGGCATCCGGAGATTGCGGAGAGACTCCGGGAAGAAGTCGACTCGGTGCTCGATAATGGGCGCACGCCCAACGTGGATGACATCCCGCGGCTCGACTACGTCCGCCGGGTATTGACCGAGAGCATGCGGCTGTACCCACCCGTACCGGGCGTCGACCGGGAGGCCGTAGCGTCAAACGAGATTCTGGGAATCGACATCAATGCCGGAGATTTGTTGCTTATATCCCCATTGATTACCCACTACGACCCGCGTTGGTATCCGGAGCCGGAGCGTTTCGATCCGGATAGGTGGCTTCCCGAGCGCGCGGAAAGTGTGCCAAGGTATGCATACCTGCCATTTGGCGGAGGGGCGCGCAGATGCATAGGTGAGCGATTTGCCTGGATGGAAGGCATACTGCTGCTGGCGATTTTCTCGCGTGACTGGCACTTTGAACTGGCGCCGGACGCACGGGTTCGGACGCAATTGAATATCACCCTCCGCCCGATTCACGGCGTGCAAATGGTTCTGCGGGGCCGGCGGAACGGGGAACGGCGCCGTATCCGCGGGCATACGTAA
- a CDS encoding sulfotransferase, translating to MSIFVPVLFFGELLHWIGFLLDDLFFRGYRKVAIKDPVFIVGIPRSGTTLLHRVMAQDSERFTSFKLWELLLAPSITERKLWTLVGSIDRACGGAGRSLIAAIDRRIFGRLSEIHKMTLFDYDEDELVLGPIFSTVYLLFPFPFYEETWRLVRFDEGIPPAEQDWIMRFYKACVQRHLYFHGAEKQFLSKNPSFSAKVDAIRAHFSGARMICNMRSPYDTVPSLLSALYVAWDMFDNDPQGDIFRDRVLELADYWYRHPMNCAREWAQDRFVFLSYDDLRRDLKSAVADVYTKLAIEPGPQFAERLSAEHEKAKSYKSNHRYSLEQYGLSASDVLDKFGYVFERFGFAAEHTADDE from the coding sequence ATGAGCATCTTTGTGCCGGTGCTCTTCTTCGGCGAACTCCTTCATTGGATCGGGTTTCTGCTCGACGACCTGTTTTTTCGCGGATACCGAAAAGTCGCCATCAAAGACCCGGTGTTTATCGTCGGAATTCCGCGAAGCGGGACAACGCTCCTGCACCGTGTTATGGCGCAAGATTCCGAGCGTTTCACCTCATTCAAATTGTGGGAGCTTCTCCTCGCGCCGTCGATCACGGAGCGGAAGCTGTGGACACTCGTGGGTTCGATCGATCGGGCCTGTGGCGGCGCGGGCCGCAGCCTGATCGCCGCGATTGACCGCAGAATCTTCGGCCGCCTCAGTGAAATCCACAAGATGACCCTCTTCGATTACGACGAAGACGAGCTGGTATTGGGCCCGATCTTTTCGACGGTGTATCTGCTTTTCCCCTTTCCATTCTACGAGGAGACCTGGAGGCTTGTCCGGTTCGACGAAGGGATTCCCCCGGCCGAGCAAGACTGGATCATGCGGTTCTACAAGGCCTGCGTTCAGCGCCACCTGTACTTCCACGGGGCGGAGAAACAGTTCTTGTCGAAGAACCCCTCATTCTCCGCAAAGGTCGACGCTATACGGGCGCATTTTTCTGGCGCAAGAATGATATGCAACATGCGCAGCCCCTACGATACGGTCCCATCGCTGTTAAGCGCGTTGTATGTGGCGTGGGACATGTTCGACAACGATCCGCAGGGCGATATCTTTCGCGATAGGGTGCTGGAATTGGCCGACTACTGGTATCGCCATCCTATGAATTGCGCGCGCGAATGGGCACAAGACCGGTTTGTCTTCCTCTCGTATGACGATCTACGTCGCGACCTGAAGTCCGCCGTGGCGGACGTGTACACCAAACTTGCTATCGAACCTGGGCCGCAGTTCGCGGAGCGCCTGAGCGCCGAGCACGAAAAAGCGAAGTCGTACAAGAGTAATCACCGGTACTCGCTGGAACAGTACGGATTGTCGGCGAGCGATGTTCTTGACAAGTTTGGTTACGTTTTCGAGCGATTTGGATTCGCCGCCGAGCACACTGCGGACGACGAGTGA
- a CDS encoding SDR family oxidoreductase: MVSIRNSAVKRAVFVTGASSGIGKACALHLDRLGFAVFAGVRKDADGAGLVAEAPGIRPVIVDVTKSDTIAAAVAEVRIEVGESGLYGLVNNAGIAVVGPIETLTASDIREQFDVNVVGQLAVTQAFLPLVRQARGRIVIMGSIFGLLSCPFVGVYAASKFALEALADALRVELAPWEIEVSLIEPGRMATTIWGKSFVAMEKMQTREDEVHALYAASMTLARKKAEEFARTCTSPQRVARAVAHALTARRPKTRYKVGRDVRFWAPLRRHAPDRLADWVINLMLRMGA, from the coding sequence ATGGTTTCGATTCGCAATTCCGCCGTCAAGCGGGCGGTCTTCGTGACCGGCGCGTCGTCCGGAATTGGAAAAGCGTGCGCACTCCATCTCGACCGGCTGGGATTTGCGGTGTTTGCCGGTGTCCGGAAGGACGCGGATGGAGCTGGCCTCGTTGCCGAAGCGCCGGGGATTCGCCCCGTGATCGTAGACGTAACGAAAAGCGACACGATTGCGGCAGCAGTCGCAGAAGTCCGGATTGAAGTTGGCGAATCCGGCCTCTACGGCTTGGTGAACAATGCGGGAATTGCCGTAGTCGGCCCGATCGAAACCCTCACGGCCAGCGACATTCGCGAACAGTTCGACGTCAACGTCGTCGGTCAGTTGGCCGTTACACAGGCTTTTCTTCCGCTTGTCCGTCAGGCGCGCGGCCGCATTGTCATCATGGGGTCAATTTTTGGATTGCTCTCCTGTCCGTTCGTGGGTGTATACGCCGCGTCGAAGTTCGCGCTCGAAGCGCTCGCGGACGCGCTGCGTGTCGAACTTGCGCCCTGGGAGATCGAGGTCTCCCTGATCGAACCCGGCCGCATGGCGACAACTATCTGGGGCAAGTCATTCGTCGCCATGGAAAAGATGCAGACGCGCGAAGATGAGGTCCATGCCTTGTACGCCGCGTCCATGACCTTAGCCCGGAAGAAGGCGGAAGAGTTCGCACGCACCTGCACCTCGCCGCAGCGGGTCGCCCGGGCCGTCGCTCACGCCCTGACGGCGCGGCGTCCAAAAACGCGCTACAAAGTGGGACGCGACGTGCGATTCTGGGCGCCGCTTCGCAGGCACGCGCCCGATCGGCTCGCGGATTGGGTTATCAACCTAATGCTTCGGATGGGCGCCTGA
- a CDS encoding thioester reductase domain-containing protein: MDNLVDCMDYWTRAQPDEILYSFTDERGAVREQYTYSQFCERTLGLAHQLFEAAGIQTGDRVLLVYPPGLEMMAGFFASVNLGAIPVPVCAPLSMATGAGADRIEHIAQDCEARVALTTAAYLRGTVNAPAAKRREPHNSSQLNRIHWVATDAFPENGRHTLRRQTNPVLFLQYTSGSTGDPKGVIVTHRNVMHNADETIQRHSVGVSWLPQYHDMGLIGHYLFAVVMGGTNHGFSPFDFLKRPALWLQTISRVRATLTTAPNFAYGYCLREDKVPDSALSGVDLSSLRGMLNAAEPIHPQTYADFYERFAKYGLQRESYYTGYGLAENTLTVSLRGRQTLTVHKERLQRRQLSIQKTTARNNNQTTLVSCGRPFTSLDVRIVDPESHVALREDAIGEIWVDGASKCAGYWQRPELTQAVFNARIEGEPDRSRTYLRTGDLGFIHEGELFICGRLKDMIIIHGTNYYPQDIEAIVEAEFPDVGMIGQGRTAAIGVDYDGEERLVVLVEVRRQQELLDPARVAQAIRARYFIDPYQVLLVPPRSISKTTSGKVARSKTRERWLAGELEILASYVHTDVSDRSAPQGLRQYIERIRDRYHLNGNENVTLSSIGLDSLTFVDLTLEIQRHFEARGLEHVVSELDTRFLQRLTIAELSQLLDMYHAGHDMPASELRTWLERRQFADNETERELMRADAQWHPPAEPAKELRATPESILMTGATGFFGPFLLASLLEHSACAIDVLVRAADPAHGRARVVDALRRTEVWRPEIESQFRERVRVVCGDLGSIRLGLNDHEWDRLCGECDAVVHNGAQVNYVLSYDALRPHNIGGTRELMRMAATKRQKTFHHISSTFIHGWSARPVAAEHEYNEDLEDLDFGYSQSKCIQEHLVLNAARHGQPVRIYRPTLITASSRGVGSKDDIGVRLLAFMIKYGIAVEALNQVSFLPADLVSDHIARIFTLRNTTSNILHVTTTRYYNLMDVTESIAEQFGYSFTYYDTPRFIEEVNRLCTPDDLLYPLLVFINRSHDKFKPMEPKRYDNRHYRAALEQVNPDIVEPELADTVAYIVRHLQCEGLVPMPCLV, from the coding sequence ATGGACAATCTTGTTGATTGCATGGACTACTGGACACGCGCGCAACCTGACGAGATTCTGTACAGCTTTACGGACGAAAGAGGAGCCGTTCGAGAACAATACACATACAGCCAGTTCTGTGAGCGCACGCTGGGTTTGGCGCATCAATTGTTCGAGGCGGCCGGAATCCAGACCGGCGACCGTGTTCTGCTCGTGTATCCGCCGGGGCTGGAAATGATGGCCGGGTTCTTCGCGTCGGTAAACTTGGGCGCGATTCCGGTTCCCGTCTGTGCCCCACTCTCGATGGCCACCGGCGCGGGGGCGGATCGAATTGAGCATATCGCGCAGGACTGCGAGGCTCGCGTCGCACTCACCACGGCGGCCTACTTGCGCGGGACGGTCAACGCGCCCGCGGCGAAACGCCGCGAACCTCACAACTCGTCGCAGCTTAACCGCATTCACTGGGTAGCGACGGACGCCTTCCCGGAGAACGGCCGGCATACGCTTCGGCGTCAGACCAACCCCGTCTTGTTTCTGCAATATACGTCCGGGTCGACGGGTGACCCTAAAGGCGTCATAGTCACACACCGGAACGTGATGCACAATGCGGACGAAACCATACAACGGCATTCCGTCGGCGTATCCTGGCTCCCCCAATATCACGACATGGGGCTGATCGGCCACTATTTGTTCGCGGTGGTAATGGGGGGAACGAACCACGGCTTTTCGCCATTCGACTTTCTGAAGCGGCCCGCGCTGTGGCTACAAACCATTTCTCGCGTGAGGGCGACGCTGACCACCGCGCCGAACTTTGCCTACGGCTACTGCCTGCGCGAGGACAAGGTCCCGGACTCCGCGCTGAGCGGGGTTGACTTAAGTTCGCTGAGAGGAATGCTGAACGCCGCGGAGCCAATCCACCCGCAAACGTACGCGGACTTCTACGAGCGCTTCGCGAAATACGGCCTCCAGCGCGAATCGTACTATACCGGTTATGGACTCGCCGAAAACACCCTGACGGTCTCCCTTCGCGGACGGCAAACCTTGACCGTTCACAAGGAGCGGTTGCAGCGCCGCCAGTTGAGCATCCAAAAGACAACGGCACGCAACAATAACCAAACGACGCTGGTTAGTTGCGGCCGGCCGTTCACGAGTCTCGACGTCCGCATTGTAGACCCGGAGTCCCACGTCGCGTTGCGCGAAGACGCGATTGGCGAAATCTGGGTCGACGGCGCGAGCAAGTGCGCGGGCTATTGGCAGCGGCCCGAATTGACGCAAGCCGTGTTCAACGCACGCATCGAGGGCGAACCGGATCGTTCGCGAACGTATCTGCGCACGGGCGATCTGGGCTTCATCCACGAAGGCGAACTGTTCATCTGCGGCCGGCTCAAAGACATGATTATTATCCACGGGACGAACTACTACCCTCAGGACATCGAAGCGATTGTCGAAGCTGAATTTCCGGACGTCGGAATGATCGGGCAGGGGCGAACCGCGGCCATTGGGGTAGACTATGATGGCGAGGAACGCCTCGTGGTGCTCGTGGAGGTGCGGCGGCAACAGGAACTGCTTGACCCCGCCCGCGTGGCGCAGGCGATACGGGCTCGTTACTTTATCGATCCATATCAGGTACTTCTTGTTCCGCCGCGTTCAATTTCCAAGACCACGTCCGGCAAGGTGGCCCGGAGCAAAACCCGGGAGCGTTGGCTGGCGGGCGAGCTGGAAATACTCGCATCGTATGTCCACACGGATGTTAGCGATCGAAGCGCCCCACAGGGACTGAGGCAGTATATCGAGCGCATTCGCGACCGATATCACCTGAATGGTAACGAGAACGTGACCTTGTCAAGCATTGGCCTTGACTCCTTGACCTTTGTCGATCTGACACTCGAGATTCAGCGCCACTTCGAAGCTCGCGGATTGGAGCACGTCGTGTCCGAACTGGACACACGATTCCTGCAGCGCCTTACTATCGCCGAACTGTCCCAACTCTTGGACATGTACCACGCTGGCCATGACATGCCCGCCTCCGAATTGCGCACATGGCTCGAGCGCCGGCAATTCGCAGACAACGAAACCGAACGAGAGTTGATGCGTGCCGACGCGCAGTGGCATCCTCCCGCGGAACCGGCCAAGGAATTGCGGGCCACGCCCGAATCGATTCTCATGACCGGCGCCACCGGATTTTTCGGGCCGTTTTTGCTTGCGAGTCTCCTGGAACATTCCGCCTGCGCGATCGATGTCCTGGTGCGCGCAGCCGATCCGGCCCACGGGCGAGCGCGGGTGGTCGACGCATTGCGCCGGACCGAAGTCTGGCGTCCGGAGATCGAAAGTCAGTTTCGGGAGCGGGTCCGTGTTGTGTGCGGCGACCTCGGATCGATCCGTTTGGGCCTGAACGACCACGAGTGGGATCGCCTGTGCGGCGAATGCGACGCAGTAGTCCACAACGGTGCGCAGGTGAACTACGTCCTCAGTTACGACGCGTTGCGCCCGCATAACATCGGCGGAACGCGCGAACTCATGCGGATGGCTGCCACGAAGAGGCAGAAGACTTTCCATCATATTTCGAGCACGTTCATCCACGGATGGTCGGCCCGCCCGGTCGCGGCGGAGCACGAATACAACGAGGACCTCGAGGATCTGGATTTTGGCTATTCGCAGTCGAAATGCATTCAGGAGCATCTCGTGCTCAACGCCGCGCGGCACGGTCAGCCTGTCCGAATCTACAGGCCGACTTTGATCACCGCTTCATCGCGGGGCGTCGGAAGCAAGGACGATATCGGGGTCCGGCTTTTGGCCTTTATGATCAAGTATGGAATCGCGGTCGAGGCGCTTAACCAGGTCAGCTTTCTTCCGGCCGATCTTGTCTCGGACCATATCGCGCGGATATTCACGCTGCGGAACACTACGTCGAACATTCTTCACGTCACGACGACACGGTACTACAACCTGATGGACGTAACGGAGAGCATCGCCGAGCAGTTCGGCTATTCGTTCACCTACTATGACACGCCGCGCTTTATCGAGGAAGTGAACCGCCTGTGTACGCCCGACGATTTGCTATACCCATTGCTTGTCTTTATCAATCGTTCCCATGACAAATTCAAGCCGATGGAACCCAAGCGTTACGACAACCGGCACTACCGCGCAGCGCTCGAGCAGGTCAATCCGGACATCGTCGAGCCGGAACTGGCCGATACTGTCGCATACATCGTCAGGCACTTGCAGTGCGAGGGATTGGTCCCGATGCCCTGCCTGGTGTAA